From the genome of Neomonachus schauinslandi chromosome 5, ASM220157v2, whole genome shotgun sequence, one region includes:
- the NMRAL1 gene encoding nmrA-like family domain-containing protein 1, whose amino-acid sequence MADRKLVVVFGATGAQGGSVARTLLEDGTFRVRVVTRDPGQKAAKELRLQGAEVVRGDQDDEASMELALSGAHAAFIVTNYWENCSQEQEVKQGKLLADLAKRLGLHYVVYSGLENIKKLTGGRLAAGHFDGKGEVEEYFRDIGVPMTSVRLSCYFENLLSYFLPQKAPDGKSYLLSLPMGDVPMDGISVTDLGPVVLSLLKMPEEYVSRNVGLSTCKHTAEEYAALLSKHTGKAVRNAKTTPEDYEKYGFPGARDLANMFRFYALKPDRDIELTLRLNPKARTLDQWLEQHKGDFAGL is encoded by the exons ATGGCGGACAGGAAACTGGTGGTGGTGTTTGGAGCCACAG GTGCTCAGGGAGGCTCAGTGGCCCGGACGCTCCTGGAAGATGGGACGTTCAGGGTTCGAGTGGTAACACGGGACCCTGGGCAGAAGGCAGCAAAGGAGCTGAGGCTGCAGGGTGCAGAGGTGGTCCGGGGAGACCAGGATGACGAAGCCAGCATGGAGCTGGCCCTGAGTGGGGCCCATGCTGCCTTCATTGTGACCAACTACTGGGAAAACTGCAGCCAGGAGCAGGAGGTCAAGCAG GGAAAGCTGCTGGCCGATTTGGCCAAGCGCCTGGGCCTTCACTACGTGGTCTACAGTGGCCTGGAGAACATCAAGAAGCTGACGGGTGGGAGACTGGCAGCAGGCCACTTTGATGGCAAAGGGGAGGTAGAGGAATATTTCCGGGACATCGGAGTTCCCATGACCAGTGTGCGGCTGTCCTGCTATTTTGAGAATCTCCTCTCCTACTTCCTGCCCCAGAAAGCCCCCGATGGAAAGAGCTACTTGCTGA gcttGCCCATGGGTGATGTGCCCATGGATGGCATATCTGTGACCGACCTGGGTCCCGTGGTGCTCAGCCTGCTGAAGATGCCGGAAGAATACGTCAGCCGGAACGTTGGGCTCAGCACCTGCAAGCACACAGCAGAGGAGTACGCCGCCCTGCTCTCCAAGCACACTGGGAAGGCCGTGCGCAATGCCAAG ACGACCCCGGAGGACTATGAGAAGTATGGCTTCCCTGGTGCCCGGGACCTGGCCAACATGTTCCGTTTCTATGCCCTGAAACCTGACCGTGACATTGAACTGACCCTGAGGCTCAACCCCAAGGCCAGGACACTGGACCAGTGGCTGGAGCAGCACAAAGGAGACTTTGCTGGGCTCTGA